In Candidatus Baltobacteraceae bacterium, a genomic segment contains:
- a CDS encoding zf-HC2 domain-containing protein has translation MNTHITEEQLIDYLHGELAPGADAALLLHLEGCGECRVRYDAQARLSESLRAYARATERELPLGFEVRVRAAIESSRVPAQRSLPGWVRPALAIPVAAVLAIGAYFTYGSSATHRGATTIDAAFYLDDHAALTSRVPFDEGGTVPSALFTTESVDGAQ, from the coding sequence ATGAACACGCACATTACCGAAGAACAACTGATCGATTATCTGCACGGTGAGCTGGCCCCGGGCGCCGATGCGGCGTTGCTGCTGCACCTCGAGGGCTGCGGCGAATGCCGCGTGCGCTATGACGCGCAAGCGCGCCTTTCGGAATCACTGCGCGCGTATGCGCGTGCGACCGAGCGCGAACTCCCGCTCGGCTTCGAAGTACGCGTTCGTGCGGCGATCGAATCGTCGCGGGTGCCGGCGCAGCGGAGCCTTCCGGGCTGGGTGCGCCCCGCCTTGGCGATTCCCGTTGCGGCAGTGCTCGCGATCGGGGCCTATTTCACCTACGGTTCGAGCGCAACGCACCGCGGTGCAACGACGATCGACGCCGCGTTTTATCTGGACGACCATGCGGCTCTGACCAGCCGCGTGCCCTTCGACGAGGGCGGCACGGTACCATCGGCGCTCTTTACGACCGAGTCCGTGGATGGCGCGCAGTAG
- a CDS encoding SCO family protein, protein MIRLLLLLGTLLPFHGVVMAPLGNGQAIVRGDAITLTVPAKTRRFRLTPAISLRPGTGVDAFLDRSTTPWTLRDPVAAPAFAAGLPQVGKVIAVDIGKPLPRATLIDQDGRLVQLATAFRGKTALISFIYSRCPDTDVCIAISTKYAQLQHELDPAHFALVEITLDPPYDSPAVLNAYGKRLGRDSGVWSLLTGTGSTIERVLDEFQISSLQTDSATYVHSDRLYMVTPHGKVAYVIDTAEWDPRTVVAEARQIDGMSSNPFERFKLSLIASVVAFCGGSQYAGVVLLETALFILITIVVTIALIIIGRVIWSRAA, encoded by the coding sequence ATGATTCGTCTACTGCTGCTGCTCGGCACGCTGCTTCCGTTTCACGGCGTGGTCATGGCGCCGCTCGGCAACGGGCAAGCCATCGTGCGCGGCGACGCGATCACCCTGACCGTCCCCGCGAAAACGCGCCGCTTTCGGCTGACGCCGGCAATTTCGCTGCGGCCGGGAACGGGCGTCGACGCCTTCCTCGACCGTTCGACGACGCCGTGGACGCTGCGCGATCCGGTCGCAGCCCCCGCGTTCGCCGCCGGCCTTCCCCAAGTCGGCAAAGTGATCGCGGTCGACATCGGCAAGCCGCTGCCGCGCGCGACGCTGATCGATCAGGACGGCCGGCTCGTCCAGCTCGCGACCGCCTTTCGCGGAAAGACCGCACTGATCTCCTTCATCTACTCGCGCTGCCCGGACACCGACGTCTGCATCGCGATCAGCACCAAGTACGCGCAGCTACAGCACGAACTCGATCCAGCGCACTTCGCCCTGGTCGAGATCACGCTCGACCCCCCTTACGATTCGCCGGCGGTCCTGAACGCCTACGGCAAGCGCCTCGGCCGGGATTCGGGGGTCTGGTCGCTCCTGACCGGCACCGGATCCACCATCGAACGCGTGCTCGACGAATTCCAGATCTCCTCGCTGCAGACCGACTCGGCCACCTACGTCCACAGCGACCGGCTCTATATGGTCACGCCCCACGGTAAAGTCGCCTACGTCATCGACACGGCGGAATGGGACCCGCGCACGGTGGTCGCGGAAGCGCGTCAGATCGACGGCATGAGCAGCAATCCATTCGAACGCTTCAAGCTCTCGCTGATCGCAAGCGTGGTCGCGTTTTGCGGAGGCAGCCAGTACGCCGGCGTGGTCCTGCTGGAGACCGCGCTCTTCATCCTTATCACGATCGTGGTCACCATCGCCCTCATCATCATCGGGCGGGTCATTTGGAGCCGAGCTGCGTAA
- a CDS encoding sigma-70 family RNA polymerase sigma factor: MAAPRKPFEPPTPEQAAFLERAINDYGRATYNYALRLTRNESDARDLTQEAYIRVYRAWRSFQPGTSFLSWVYRIVTNLHRDELRRRKGRYQEEIPEDNAPHRVGTPRPLAVEPIEDLVERQFSESMSTALAALSLEQRQVLILADIEEYSYQEIAEIVGCSIGTVRSRLHRARHQLRRLIESLPKPS; this comes from the coding sequence ATGGCCGCGCCGCGCAAGCCGTTCGAACCGCCGACTCCGGAACAGGCCGCGTTCCTCGAGCGGGCGATCAACGACTACGGCAGAGCCACCTACAACTACGCGCTGCGCCTCACGCGCAACGAGTCCGACGCCCGGGACCTGACCCAGGAAGCATACATCCGCGTCTACCGCGCGTGGCGCAGCTTCCAGCCGGGCACATCCTTCCTCTCCTGGGTATACCGCATTGTCACGAATCTCCACCGGGATGAACTTCGGCGGCGGAAAGGACGTTATCAGGAGGAGATACCGGAGGACAATGCCCCTCATCGAGTCGGGACTCCGCGGCCCCTGGCCGTCGAGCCCATCGAGGATTTGGTCGAACGGCAGTTCAGCGAGAGCATGTCGACTGCGCTCGCCGCGCTTTCGCTCGAGCAACGTCAGGTTTTGATCCTTGCGGACATTGAGGAATACAGCTACCAGGAGATCGCCGAAATCGTCGGTTGCTCGATCGGAACCGTGCGCTCGCGACTGCACCGCGCAAGGCATCAGTTACGGCGTTTGATCGAGTCGCTTCCCAAACCATCATGA